A portion of the Tachysurus fulvidraco isolate hzauxx_2018 chromosome 8, HZAU_PFXX_2.0, whole genome shotgun sequence genome contains these proteins:
- the lrrc3ca gene encoding leucine-rich repeat-containing protein 3B: protein MPLPSCWLLRHSVVMCLLLHSLVLMTLCFHHAATSCSNRCYCSESEGPSGGKTMRCSNLHLTEIPQDIPNDTRRLYLDYNMLTSVPANAFQDLPLLAELDLSHNKLAILEPGAFHGLGASLLFLDLSSNQLATLDPEAFEDVRARSNLTGNPWHCDCRLQTALPRLNLEPVSLTGIVCQTSEPEDSGAQGVPFLLAKDLDLCVVLKKTTDVAMLVTMFGWFSMVISYLVYYVRHNQEDARRHLEYLKSLPSRQGKSEESSTTTISTVV, encoded by the coding sequence ATGCCTTTGCCATCCTGTTGGCTGCTCCGGCACTCTGTGGTCATGTGCTTGCTGCTGCACAGCTTGGTGTTGATGACACTCTGCTTCCACCACGCAGCCACCTCCTGCTCCAATCGTTGCTACTGCTCTGAGAGCGAGGGTCCATCCGGGGGCAAGACCATGAGGTGCAGCAACCTACACCTCACCGAGATCCCACAGGACATCCCAAATGACACGCGGCGCCTCTACCTTGACTACAACATGCTGACCAGTGTCCCTGCCAATGCCTTTCAAGATCTTCCTCTTCTGGCAGAACTCGATCTTTCCCACAACAAGCTGGCAATCCTTGAGCCTGGAGCTTTCCATGGCCTGGGTGCATCTTTGCTGTTCTTGGATCTATCCTCCAACCAGCTGGCCACACTGGACCCCGAAGCTTTTGAAGACGTGAGGGCTCGATCCAATCTGACCGGTAACCCCTGGCACTGTGACTGCCGGTTACAGACGGCACTTCCACGCCTCAATCTGGAGCCTGTGTCTCTCACCGGCATTGTTTGCCAAACATCAGAGCCTGAGGACTCAGGTGCCCAAGGTGTGCCCTTTCTGCTGGCCAAAGACTTGGACCTATGCGTGGTGCTTAAAAAGACCACAGATGTGGCCATGCTTGTGACCATGTTTGGATGGTTCTCCATGGTCATCTCCTACCTGGTCTACTATGTGCGGCATAATCAAGAAGATGCCAGGCGCCACCTGGAGTATCTCAAGTCTCTGCCCAGCAGGCAGGGCAAGTCTGAGGAGTcttccaccaccaccattaGCACTGTGGTTTGA